In the genome of Dioscorea cayenensis subsp. rotundata cultivar TDr96_F1 chromosome 1, TDr96_F1_v2_PseudoChromosome.rev07_lg8_w22 25.fasta, whole genome shotgun sequence, one region contains:
- the LOC120256694 gene encoding pentatricopeptide repeat-containing protein At5g65560-like has product MMQDVTFPNIFTYNTMINACCKDGSLLEAELYFAHLSRAGLNPDTFTFNSLISGYYKVKDSHGGSRVLVSMLRMGCSRDEFSYTILIQGLCESRRLDEPFELLGYAKKRVCYNVLVDGFCKGGMIDVAFQTMESMDRNGCHPYT; this is encoded by the exons ATGATGCAAGATGTCACATTTCCCAATATTTTCACATACAACACCATGATCAATGCCTGTTGCAAGGATGGGAGCCTTCTCGAGGCCGAGCTCTACTTTGCCCATCTCTCACGAGCTGGTCTCAATCCTGATACCTTTACTTTCAACTCTCTGATCTCCGGTTACTATAAAGTCAAGGATTCCCATGGGGGATCTCGAGTTCTTGTCTCAATGTTGCGCATGGGATGCTCACGTGATGAGTTCTCTTACACCATTCTCATTCAAGGGCTCTGTGAATCTCGTCGGTTAGATGAACCCTTTGAGTTGCTGGGTTATGCAAAGAAAAGAG TTTGTTACAATGTCTTGGTTGATGGTTTCTGTAAGGGAGGCATGATTGATGTTGCTTTTCAGACCATGGAATCCATGGACAGGAACGGATGCCACCCGTATACTTGA